The sequence below is a genomic window from Peromyscus maniculatus bairdii isolate BWxNUB_F1_BW_parent chromosome 17, HU_Pman_BW_mat_3.1, whole genome shotgun sequence.
ACACCACATCTTGCTTCTGTGGTGGTGGGCACAGAACCCAGggctcagctgggcggtggtggcgcacgcctttaatcccagcactcgggaggcagagccaggcggatctctgtgagtttggagccagtctgggctacagagtgagttccaggacaggagcaaagctacagagagagaccctgtctggaaaaaccaaaaaaccaaccaaccaaccaaacaaacaaacccggGCTCTGGTGTGCTGGGCTGGCATTCTAGCAACTGAGCTGTGGCCTCTATTTGTTTAAGAATCTTGCCAAGCGTgatagcgcacacctttaaccctagcacttggcaggcagaggcagggggatctctgtgagtccgagaccagcctggtttgtatcgggagtcccaggacagccggggttacagaccccatctcaaacagacagacagccttCCTCTgtgatccaggctggcctcaaactcctggcgattgtcctacttcagcctcctgagtgctcagtgCTCAGGTTACAGGTGAGAGCCGCCACATCTGGTTTATGAgggctggggtttgaacccaggtttGTGCCCCTTAGGCAAGCACCTCACCAACTGAGTGAgctacaagcactctaccagtggAGCTCCCCGCCAGCTCTAGTCAGATTTTTGGAGGTCACTCAGAGCCACAACCCTCTAAAGGTGTCGTGGCAGCCACTGTGTGTGCATCCCTGGAGATGGGTGCTGAGCTGTGTCGCGTGTCCACACCTGCAGGTCACCTACATGAACTATCACCCGTTCATGGTCGCCATCATCCTGAGCGAGATGCGCTGCTGGGAACAGGTGAAGGAGAACAACAAGACCTGTGAAGGTAAGCGGGTGCTGgcgggggcagagggaggagggacggCGACCACGCAGCtcaggggccagcctgggctcaccCTCCTCGCGCCTGCCCCGCAGCCTTGCTCTTCAAGCTGGGAGAGAAGGCTAAGACGCTGGAGATGGAAGTGGCCAAGGAGAAGGCAGTGTGCGCCAAGGACAAGGATAGCCTGGTGGCGGGAAAGCGGCTGGCGGAGGAGCAGCTGGCGGCCTGTGGCAAAGAGCGCGAGCGGCAGCAGCAGGAGAAGCAGGTGGCCGAGGAGCAGCTGCAGAAggtgcaggccctgtgcctgcCGCTGGACCAGGACAAGTTCCAGGCGGACGCGTTAAACGTGTGGCGGGACTCGCTGATCGCGCGCTCCCTggaaagcctgggctaccacTACCCGCTGGGGCCCGAGATCCGCCGGATGTGCGAGCATCTGCCCGGTATCATGAGCTCCAAGCTGGAAGAGCTGGCGCGCGGGCTGCGCATGGGCATCGAGCGCGTGACCCGTGAGAACGCGGAGCTGCGGCGGCAGAAGCTGGAGGTGGAGCGCGGGGCGCAGGGCACGCAGGAGGCGCGGGCGCGCGCCGAGACGGAGGCGCAGGCACGCGAGAGCCAGCTGCGGGCCGAGTGCGCGCGCCAGACGCAGCTGGCGCTGGAGGAGAAGGCCGCACTGCGCGCGCAGCGGGACGGCCTGGTTCGCGAGCTGGAGGCGCGCAAGCGCGAGCTGGAGCAGCTGCGCACCGAGGTGGACGTGCGTATCCATGCGCTCGACGCCTGTCTCAAGGCCAAGGTGGGCCTGGTCCACTGGGTGGAGTTGGTGCCCTGGATACAGTCTGGGAGGGTCAACCTGGGAAGGGGTGGGAGCTGAGGCCGGAGGATGTCGCTGAAGGAGGGAAGCTGGGCCGGGGCGAGGGCCAGGTGGGCTTTGCCCTGGACGGATGGCGGGAACCGGGTTTGGAGTGGATTTGAGTCCAGTTTAAGGATTAGAGGTCCGGGTGAGGGTTGCAGGTGATGTCGGAGCTGTGGTGGCCTCGATTTCCCGCCCAGTTTCAGGCTCCTTGATGATGCCTCAGGTTGGTTTGGGTTAGGATCTTGGTTCCTtagtctctaatcccagcactggtcaTTCAGGGGCAGAAGGacctctgtgggttcgaggccagcctggtctaaatagtgagttccaggacaaccagggctacacagagagacggtctcaaaacacaaaccacCACCTACAGAAAAACCACCCAACTAGGTTGCTGAGGCATTTGTAGGGCACAGAGGGACCAGCTCCTCCAGCCTCTCTTCTTTTCCCAGCCGCAGCCAGCCATCCCGCCAAGAGTGTCCGGCCCAGGCCCCAACCCTCCGTCCATAGGTGAGTGACAGCGGAAGGGTCAGGAAGGGGACACCTggctccccaccccagctctccTCTCTTCGGCTGCTCACAGGAACCCTCATTTTCCTATAGATCCTGCTACCCTGGAGGAATTCAAGAAAAGGGTCCTGGAATCCCATCGTCTTCCAGTAGTCAAGCCCGCTGTCCCACCCAGGTGAGATGCCAACCGGCTGAGGTCTCCATCCCAGAACTGGGCATAAAGGAAGCTGGGTCAGGGCTCAGGGTGGAGGGAGCCAGAATTCACACTTGCTGCCTCCATAATGGAGCACCTGCTGTATACTAGGGCATGGCCAATATACCAAACATGACCATACTCTAGACAGGCAAGGCAGGGCTTTGGAGGGAGGGGATACTGTGAGCACAGGGAGAACAGGGGGGTCGGTGTCCTGGGCAGCCGGAACAGCCAGCACAGGTTTGGAGGCTGGGCTGGGTAGAGAAGGTCCACAGAGTGGAGAATGTGGGACTCTGAGTCTCATTGCCCGTGCATCCTGTACGCGTAGGTGAAGGTGCAGGCCGGAGCCCAACCCTGCCTACAGCCTCATAGCCATCCGCTGTGGTTTTACTTTTTCCCCTGTTCATTTGTTCTGTGTATGGACAAGCTCCTGCCACGACACTTGTGTGGCTCAGAGATCAACTcgccacgtgggtcctgggattgaacgTGGATCCCCAGGCCTGGTccaccatcttgccagcccatccaccatggtttttgttgttctcttgagtcagggtctctatgTGTAggcagactggcctgaaactcagatctggtcctgagtgctgagattcttTAAtatcccaccacacccagccagcacGGTTGTTGACccagggtttctcactggactGGCTGACCGGCCACAGGAGCTGAGAGCCGCCATctccaccccccagccctgtACAGTGTGCCCACTGTGTTCTgggatcgaacttgggtcctctgcccTGCAGCAAGgcttcactgagctgtctccctaccCAGAGCTCACGATTTACTTTTACGGAATGGAAGCTGGGCTGGTGAGAGGCCCGGTGAGGAGAAgagtttgctgccaagcctcacaGCCCAGGTTCCATCCCCGGGTCCCACACagcaggaggagagaatggactcctgaaAGGTGTCTCCACACTCCGGCCACGGCATAGGTGCACCCCACACacgataaaaataagaaaataaatagacaTGTGAGCCAGAGTAGTGGCATCCTGGGAGCCTGGGCCACAGTGTGGGACCCTGTCTCCACTGAAAGGCAGTTCAAGATGAAGACCATCAAATGTAAATCACTTTACATTAACTGTAAAGTGAAGCCCACAGTCAAGAGAGGGGCCAGGGCTGTCTTGGAGCATGCCTCGGCCTCTGGCCCAATGCCCACACCCTCACCGAGTCACCAGCCAGTCATCCGTCGGAGACACCATGTGTGTGCGTCATAGGGAAATGACTCAGGGCCCTGGTCTCTGCAGGGCCCTGGCCACTCTGGTTCAGGTCGTATAACTTGGGTGACCCGGTGGCGGCTCAGgtccacctgtaatctcagcatgcaggaggctgaggcaggaggattaggagctcAAGGACATCCAGGACTCCCGAGGAATCTCCTTCCTGTTTGTTAGCAGTTTGGTTCCAAGACTCAGAGCAGTCTCTGGGATTTGTACATGGATGaattgtctgcatgtctgtctgtgcccaAGAAGAGGGCATCGGCATCAGACCCCATTTtagatggctgtgagttgccatgtgggtgctgggaattgaacccaggtcctatgaaGGAACAGCCAATGCCCTTTAACGGCTGtgccatctctgcagccacagTCTTTGGGATTTTAAACCAAATCTTGTTGGGTCCCTAGACGTAGATTTCAACTCCCTGAACGAACCATCACATGGTGGCCAGACCTGGGTCTGTTTTTCTCAGCCTCTTGGTAAACTACCAGGGAACTTCAGAGATCGCTCTGTAgttaggggttttgtttgtttgtttttattttttgagacagggtttctttgtgtagtcctgactgtcttggaattcactctgtagaccgggctggccttgaactcagagatccacctgcctctgcctcctcagtgctgggataaaaggcgtgtgcaccaccactgagtggcatgaaattgatttttaaagagatttatttattaatattgtttGACATaggttcttactctgtagccttggttgtcttggaactcactatgtagaccaggctagcctggaactcacagagatcggcctgcctccccaatgctaggattaagggtgtgtgacaTCTCACCCTgccccactctgtagcccaggctggcctcacactcagtcCTTTGCCTCCACCTCTTCAGCTGGTGTGCAACA
It includes:
- the Plvap gene encoding plasmalemma vesicle-associated protein isoform X2; its protein translation is MGLAMDRSPYSRTGDTARGCWYYLRYFFLFLSLIQFLIILGLVLFMIYGNVHATTEASLRATEIRADSLYSQVVGLSASKANLTKQLNITAHAKDSVMQQLQSARREQDRINASFRQCQGDLVTYMNYHPFMVAIILSEMRCWEQVKENNKTCEALLFKLGEKAKTLEMEVAKEKAVCAKDKDSLVAGKRLAEEQLAACGKERERQQQEKQVAEEQLQKVQALCLPLDQDKFQADALNVWRDSLIARSLESLGYHYPLGPEIRRMCEHLPGIMSSKLEELARGLRMGIERVTRENAELRRQKLEVERGAQGTQEARARAETEAQARESQLRAECARQTQLALEEKAALRAQRDGLVRELEARKRELEQLRTEVDPQPAIPPRVSGPGPNPPSIDPATLEEFKKRVLESHRLPVVKPAVPPSG
- the Plvap gene encoding plasmalemma vesicle-associated protein isoform X1, giving the protein MGLAMDRSPYSRTGDTARGCWYYLRYFFLFLSLIQFLIILGLVLFMIYGNVHATTEASLRATEIRADSLYSQVVGLSASKANLTKQLNITAHAKDSVMQQLQSARREQDRINASFRQCQGDLVTYMNYHPFMVAIILSEMRCWEQVKENNKTCEALLFKLGEKAKTLEMEVAKEKAVCAKDKDSLVAGKRLAEEQLAACGKERERQQQEKQVAEEQLQKVQALCLPLDQDKFQADALNVWRDSLIARSLESLGYHYPLGPEIRRMCEHLPGIMSSKLEELARGLRMGIERVTRENAELRRQKLEVERGAQGTQEARARAETEAQARESQLRAECARQTQLALEEKAALRAQRDGLVRELEARKRELEQLRTEVDVRIHALDACLKAKPQPAIPPRVSGPGPNPPSIDPATLEEFKKRVLESHRLPVVKPAVPPSG